ATTGAGACTTTGCGCCGAGACGGTGGCGGGTGGTCCCTCGTGGATGCGGAGGGGGCTTTAACCGGCCCATTCGATTGGGTCGTCTCGACCGCGCCCGCGCCGCAGACGGACGCCCTTCTGCCAGCTTCATTCGCAGGCAAGGCGAAGCTGTCCCGGGTCAAGATGCTTGGCTGTTTCGCGCTCATGCTCGGCTTTGAGACGCCGCTCGATCTCCCATGGCAGGCGCTCAAGTCAGGGGCGCCGCCGATTGGCTGGATGGCCGTGAACTCGGCCAAGCCCGATCGCGTAGAGGCATTTTCATTATTGATTCAATCAAGCAATGACTGGGCTGATGCGCATCTCGAGGACGACCCTGAAACGGTGAAATCGGTGCTGCTGCACGCCGCCAGTGATCTGACGGGGATCGACCTGACGGTCGCGACGCATCAGGTTCTGCACAGATGGCGGTATGCAGCGACGGAAACGCCGCTGGGAGCCCCTTATCTGATCGACCAGGACCTCAATCTCGCCGCCTGCGGAGACTGGTGTCTCGGCAGCAAGGTGGAGGCTGCGTTTCTGAGCGCAGAGGCCCTCGCCAAAGCCTTTTGAGACCCGCTTGGCGCACAAGAAACCCACGCTTCTCTCGAGGATTTGCTCCGTCTGCAATCGCCCCTTCACCTGGCGCAAGAAGTGGGAACGAAACTGGGGCAAGGTCAAATCCTGTTCCAGCCACTGCCGAGCCGCTTCTCGATCTGGGACTGCAGCCCCTTGATTTTCCCGGCTATTGACGGCAGGTCATCTCGCTCAATCAAGGAGACCCTCATGTCCGGGCCACAGGCATTGCCAAACATCCTCGAAATCACGCCTTACAAAGGGGGTGAGAAACTCGTGGACGCCCACAAACTGTCATCGAACGAGAATCCGCTTGGCTGCAGCCCGGCGGCGCAAGCGGCAGTGGCAGAAGCGGCGCGGCATATGGAACTTTACCCGGACGGATCGGCCCTGGCCTTGCGCGAAGCCATTGGCGCCAAATACGGGATCGATGCCGAGCGAATCGTTTGCGGGGCCGGGTCGGATGAGATCTTTCAACTGCTCGGCCGCGCCTATCTCCGGCCGGGCGACAATATCGTGCAGAGTCAGCACGGATTTCTGGTCTATCGCCTGGTCGCCCAACAGGCCGGCGCTGAAACGCGCCGCGCCCCCGAAAAAGACCTGACGACCGACGTCGATGCCATGCTCGAGCTGGTCGATGACAAGACCAAGATCGTATTCCTGGCGAATCCGAACAATCCCACCGGCAGCTATATCCCGTATTCGGAGGTCAAGCGCCTGCATGAAGGCCTGCCGGAACACGTGCTTCTGGTGCTCGACGGGGCCTATGCTGAATATGTGCGCAATAATGATTATAGCGCCGGAATGGAGCTTGCGGGCGAGCAGGCCAATGTCCTGATGACGCGGACCTTCTCCAAGATTCATGGTCTTGCAGCCCTGCGTCTTGGCTGGGCCTATGGTCCGGAAAGCGTCGTCGATGCCATCCACCGCACGCGCGGTCCGTTCAATGTCAGCGCAGTGGCGCAGGTCGCGGGGATTGCCGCCCTCAATGATGACGCGTTTCAGGCGCAATCGGTCGAGCACAATTCTGCCGAACTCGTCCGCGTGGGAGATGCCGTCGAAAAAGCCGGATTCAAGACGTATCCGAGCGTCGGCAATTTCGTATTGATCGAGTTTCCTGAAGCGGCCGGCCGGACGAGCGCGGAAGCAGATGCCTTCTTGCGGGCGCGCGGGATCGTCATTCGGAATGTGAATGTTTACGGCTTGCCCACCTGCCTGCGTGCCTCGATTGGGACCACGGCGCAGAATGACGATTTGATCGCCGCGATTGAGGCGTTTGCGAAAAGCTGATGTCTGCTGAGTTCGATAAGCTTGCCATTCTTGGCATCGGCCTGCTCGGATCTTCGATCGCGCATGCGGTAAAGGCCTATGGCGGTGCCAAACAGGTGGCGTTGTGGGACGGTTCGGATGATGTCCGGGCGCGTGCGGCGCGGGTGATTGGTGAAGGGGTCGTGGAGACGGCCGAAGCGGCTGTTGATCAGGCCGATTGTGTCATTCTATGTACACCGGTGGGGGTCTTTGGAGCGGTCACGCAGCAGATCGCGGCGGCCCTGAAGCCTGGCGCGATCCTGACAGATGTCGGCTCGGTCAAGGCCACGGCCGCGCAGGATATGGGCGCGCATTGCCCGGACGGCGTCCATCTCATCCCGGGTCATCCGATTGCAGGAACCGAAAAGTCCGGTCCGGAAGCTGGATTTGCCAGCCTTTTCCAAGAGGCCTGGCACATTCTGACCCCGTTGCAGCAAGGCGAGGCGGCTTATGATGACGCCGTCGCACATCTGATCGATTTCTGGAAACAGCTTGGGGCCCGCGTCGAGACCATGGATCCAGTCCGCCATGACCGCGTTCTCGCCATTACCTCGCATCTGCCGCACCTGATCGCCTATAACATCGTCTCGACCGCCTATGACATGGAGAGCGTTGAGCAGGGTGAAGTGGTGAAATTCTCCGCGGGCGGCTTTCGCGACTTCACCCGGATCGCCGCCTCCGACCCGGTGATGTGGCGAGACGTGTTCCTGAACAATAAGGAGGCTGTGCTCGAAACCCTGGGACGGTTCAGTGAAGATCTCGCGGCCTTGCAGCGCGCCATCCGTTGGGGGGATGGCGAGACGCTGATGAAGGAGTTTACCCGGGCGCGAGGTATTCGCGAGGCGATCATCGATGCCGGACTCGACACGGCCGAGGCCGATTTCGGACGGCGTCACATCGATCCAAGTGCGGATAAGTGAACGGACGACGTTCCCCTTTTAAAAAACGCCGTCCGTTCCAGGTGCACGTCAAAAGACGGCACTCCCGCGGCGCGTCGAGCGTCCGATAACGGGCACCAGATCGCGCGCGGTCGGACGCCTACGAGGTGGATGACTGCGGATCACCACACCTGTCCCCCGTCCTGTCATCAGATCTAGCGACACCTAGCTGAATGAAATGCGTGTAATGTGTTGGCTTGTGTTCATCTTGAGTCTTCTACGGTGTTCAAGCGGGAAACCGCGGGAGGACAAAATGAGAAAACGATCATTGCTGAGCGCTCTTGGTTTGGGCGGTTTGGGGTTGTCTGCGTGCACAACAGCAGAGCTGGAAGCGATTTCCGCCGGATTGGCGCAAGGACTGGCAGAAGCCTCGTACGAAACCAATACCTATGCCGCTTATCCGGGCGCCTATAGCGGCGCTTATTACGCCCCGACCGGTTTTTCCACCTATTCAGGGTGGCCCACAACCTACTCGTACGGCCAGTATGTCGGGCCCTTTGGTTGCTCCCATACAGGCAGTTTCTATACATGTGACAGTGATGGCGACGGGTATGCCGACATGTACGGAAATACATCTGACGGCTCTTATGCCTCCTCGCATTTGCGGGTAAATGGTATGGGAGAAGCGTTTACCTGGGGAAGCGATTGCAGTTGTTGGGAACGAAACCGCGCCTATGATGGCGAACGCAAGGAACGCCACACTCACTATAAGGATTATCACTATGATTAAGTGGATTGCAGTTTCGGCTCTGGCGCTTCTGGGGGCTTGCGCAACCAGTGTGCCTTATGGTCCAGCGACCTCAGACAGCGCCAAGGGCTATTCCGTCCAACCCATCGAGAATAACCGATTTCGGGTGGCGTACAGGGACAATTCCATGGACGTGGCCCGCAGCCGTGCCTTGCGCCGCGCCGCTGAGGTGACGCTCGAGAATGGGGATGAGTGGTTCCTGGTGACGACGGCCTATTCCGATACGGGTGAGCTTGCGGGTGGCGGCGGCACGTCGGTGTCGATCGGTGGAGCCTCCGGCTCTGGCGGCGGGTCCAGCGTGGGCGTCGGTCTCGGCATCGCGCTACCGCTCGGCGGGTCATCGGGCCCAGTTGAGCATGTGATGGAAATCATCACGGGCAGCGGTGAGAAGCCGCAAAATGCCGACGCTTATGATGCTACGGACGTGCTCGCCAATCTCGGCGGCGCTTAGGCCGGAACTTCCAGGCCCGCCCAGTCAAACACCTTGCCGCTGTCTTGTGCCGTCAGGCCGCTGAGCACGTTCAGCAAGTGATGCGCCGATTGCTGCGGGGTGAACAATTGCGCGTCGGGGACGTTGCCCTGGAAGGCGCGCGACAAGTCGGTGTCGACTGTACCGGGATGCAGGCCGACACAGATCAACTCGGGATTTCGGCGCGCTTGTTCGATCGCGTAATTCCGGATCAGCATATTCAGCGCGGCTTTTGACGCTCGATAGGCGTGCCAACCGCCCAGCCGGTTGTCTGAAATCGAGCCGACTCGGGCCGAAAGCGCCGCGAAAACGGCCATGCCCTGTCTCGGCAGGATTGGCAGAAAGTGCTTCGCGACCAGGCCGGGGCCGTACGTATTGACGGCGAAGACGCGCTCGAATGCGGCCAGCGTCTGGTGGCGATAGGATTTCTCCGGCTGCAGCCCGCCGCCGTCAGAAAGCAGGCCGCTGGCGACCAGGACGAGTGAGGGTGGACCGCTCGCCGCAACCCGCTTTGCGGCTGCCGCCAGGCTCTGTTCGTCGAGAATATCAATCTGTCCGGACACGACTTTCGGATACGCCAGACCCGTTCCGGAGCGACTGAGGGCATACACCTTGTCAAACCGCTCATCCGCGGCGAGTGCTTCGGTCATGGCGCGGCCAATTCCGCCGCTGGCGCCAATAATCACAGCCTGCATCGCACGTCTCCTGATGCAGCCGGAATTAGCTTGATTGGGCGCGCTGGAAAGTCAGACGCGCAGTCCGGTCTTGTCGCGATAGATGACCAGCAGATCGAGCTGACTTGGCGTCGGATTGCCTTCTGCTTCAGAAACTGTCACCAGCATGCCGTCCAGATCAACCAGTTCCTTATTGGTCATCCCGGGGCTGTTGCGGACGAAATCAGTCATCTTCGACATCACGACATGACTGGCGCCGGCATTGCGCGATAACCATCCGGCTTGGGCGATCAGCGCGTTGGCGTCGCCTTCCGGGAAATCGAAATGGTGCATGATCTCGCCGCGAATGGCCGCCTCCTGTTTTTCGGTCAGCGTGCCGCGGGCCTGGGCGATCTCGAGCATCAGGATTGTGGCGGCTTCGCGCGGATCATCGACCACGGCCAGACCGCCTTTGCCCGCCTTGTTCTTGAAGCGCATCTTGCGCGGCAGGTTGGCGACTGTTTCGGCCACTTTGCGCCCGTCGCGCGCCACTTGTCCAAGCATTTTCAGGCGCCAGTACCAGACGGCGATAAAGCCAATGATACCGATCAGTGCGACGATGATATGCATGAGTGGCCCCTCGCTGGCGTTAAGTTACCGTAACCTCAAACCGGCGACGATTGAAGTGGAGTATAATCCTTGTCATGGT
This DNA window, taken from Hyphomonas sp. Mor2, encodes the following:
- a CDS encoding prephenate/arogenate dehydrogenase family protein, which codes for MSAEFDKLAILGIGLLGSSIAHAVKAYGGAKQVALWDGSDDVRARAARVIGEGVVETAEAAVDQADCVILCTPVGVFGAVTQQIAAALKPGAILTDVGSVKATAAQDMGAHCPDGVHLIPGHPIAGTEKSGPEAGFASLFQEAWHILTPLQQGEAAYDDAVAHLIDFWKQLGARVETMDPVRHDRVLAITSHLPHLIAYNIVSTAYDMESVEQGEVVKFSAGGFRDFTRIAASDPVMWRDVFLNNKEAVLETLGRFSEDLAALQRAIRWGDGETLMKEFTRARGIREAIIDAGLDTAEADFGRRHIDPSADK
- a CDS encoding TerB family tellurite resistance protein, yielding MHIIVALIGIIGFIAVWYWRLKMLGQVARDGRKVAETVANLPRKMRFKNKAGKGGLAVVDDPREAATILMLEIAQARGTLTEKQEAAIRGEIMHHFDFPEGDANALIAQAGWLSRNAGASHVVMSKMTDFVRNSPGMTNKELVDLDGMLVTVSEAEGNPTPSQLDLLVIYRDKTGLRV
- a CDS encoding DUF2256 domain-containing protein: MAHKKPTLLSRICSVCNRPFTWRKKWERNWGKVKSCSSHCRAASRSGTAAP
- the hisC gene encoding histidinol-phosphate transaminase; translated protein: MSGPQALPNILEITPYKGGEKLVDAHKLSSNENPLGCSPAAQAAVAEAARHMELYPDGSALALREAIGAKYGIDAERIVCGAGSDEIFQLLGRAYLRPGDNIVQSQHGFLVYRLVAQQAGAETRRAPEKDLTTDVDAMLELVDDKTKIVFLANPNNPTGSYIPYSEVKRLHEGLPEHVLLVLDGAYAEYVRNNDYSAGMELAGEQANVLMTRTFSKIHGLAALRLGWAYGPESVVDAIHRTRGPFNVSAVAQVAGIAALNDDAFQAQSVEHNSAELVRVGDAVEKAGFKTYPSVGNFVLIEFPEAAGRTSAEADAFLRARGIVIRNVNVYGLPTCLRASIGTTAQNDDLIAAIEAFAKS
- a CDS encoding SDR family NAD(P)-dependent oxidoreductase encodes the protein MQAVIIGASGGIGRAMTEALAADERFDKVYALSRSGTGLAYPKVVSGQIDILDEQSLAAAAKRVAASGPPSLVLVASGLLSDGGGLQPEKSYRHQTLAAFERVFAVNTYGPGLVAKHFLPILPRQGMAVFAALSARVGSISDNRLGGWHAYRASKAALNMLIRNYAIEQARRNPELICVGLHPGTVDTDLSRAFQGNVPDAQLFTPQQSAHHLLNVLSGLTAQDSGKVFDWAGLEVPA
- a CDS encoding NAD(P)-binding protein, with product MRIAIIGAGLAGLTLARGLSASHSVTVFEKARGPGGRMSTRRATPYAFDHGAQYFTAESDPFLDLLSSLKSRGIIAEWPDRIDLRAGARVSDKPKLVASPGMNGLCKTVAEGLNVRPGVKIETLRRDGGGWSLVDAEGALTGPFDWVVSTAPAPQTDALLPASFAGKAKLSRVKMLGCFALMLGFETPLDLPWQALKSGAPPIGWMAVNSAKPDRVEAFSLLIQSSNDWADAHLEDDPETVKSVLLHAASDLTGIDLTVATHQVLHRWRYAATETPLGAPYLIDQDLNLAACGDWCLGSKVEAAFLSAEALAKAF